From Daphnia pulicaria isolate SC F1-1A chromosome 4, SC_F0-13Bv2, whole genome shotgun sequence, one genomic window encodes:
- the LOC124337494 gene encoding NADH dehydrogenase [ubiquinone] 1 alpha subcomplex subunit 8-like, whose protein sequence is MVLTKEITIPSEEELTVQEVEISTPGLRAASFHMGKACENVNNEFMLCRQECQDPRKCLNEGKAVTACSLDFFRKIKKNCAVEFTQFANCLDRSSPDFSFKPCRKTQAVFDKCMLDNLKIERPYFGYFSEVKVHHTERPRPEVKKQEYPDAPLPVPDDLPLQPAKFGKRSL, encoded by the exons ATGGTTTTAACTAAAGAAATAACCATTCCGAGTGAAGAAGAATTAACAGTTCAAGAAGTAGAAATTAGTACCCCAGGACTGAGGGCTGCATCTTTTCATATGGGCAAAGCATGTGAAAATGTTAACAAT GAATTTATGCTTTGCCGTCAAGAATGTCAGGATCCTCGTAAATGTCTGAATGAAGGAAAAGCTGTTACTGCCTGTTCCCTTGATTTTTTTCGcaagattaaaaagaattgtgCAGTTGAGTTCACACAATTTGCAAATTGTTTGGATCGCTCAAGTCCTGATTTCAGCTTTAAACC GTGTAGAAAAACACAAGCAGTCTTTGACAAGTGTATGCTTGATAACTTGAAAATCGAACGTCCGTATTTTGGTTACTTTTCTGAAGTAAAAGTTCATCACACAGAGAGACCAAGACCTGAAGTGAAAAAGCAAGAATATCCGGACGCGCCACTACCAGTCCCTGATGATTTACCCTTGCAACCAGCTAAGTTTGGCAAGCGTTCACTCTAA